The DNA region GGTGTGCTTGTGGCGTGATACCGACCGCCGGTGCAGATCGATCAGAAACATCAGCACGCTGCCGACGATGGCACAGCCCGAGCTAAAGTAGTAGCCGGCCGTGCCGGACCCGCTGTCGTTCATGTAGCCCGATATCGGCACGCCGAGCGCAATCGGGATGGCTTGCGCGAACTGGACGAAGCCCCAAGCGCGGGCAAAGTTGCGGGCCCGCACCTTCTCGTACGTGTACATCTTTAGCGAATAGTGGTAcccgccgcagaagatgccgTAGATCCACACGAACATCACGTAGCCGTGGTAGTTGCCGTGGACGGCGGTGAGCGCCAGGATGCAGACGCCGCACATAAAGATGGCCGTCTGGCAGAGGTACTGCCGGGCGATCCGGCACTCGACGCTGTTCCGCACGACCAGCAGCCCGAACGCGGTGCAGCCGAGCGTCCACGCTAGCCCGAGATAGATCTGCAGGATCATCACCTTGTCGCCGATGCCGTCCTTCTGCACCTCGTGCGCAAGGTAGAAGATGGGTGTGTTGATGCCGAATGCGCTGCacggaaaaaaagaaatgcaacAAAATCCTCGTACGTTAGAATCCAATCTCCTGAAGATGAAATTAGAATCCCATAATGCCTACCCGATGCCGGTCGAGGCGAGCAGTATGCGCACGGTTTTGCTGCGCAGCGTGCTAAAGTCGAAAAATGGCGGCCGGTCGTCGTGCTTGTTCTTGTCCTTGATCTTGCGCTTCTGGTTCTTCAGGTGCAGGATTGCGCGGCGCTGCGGATGGTAGAGCGACGCGGACCGGTAGCAGGTGCCGAGGATGAACGTGATGAACACGGTGCCGGTGACGGCCTGCAGCCCGAGCCGCCACCCGATCGCATCGATCGCCGACTTGATGAAGGCGGACATCACGGCAATGCCGAGTCCGCTGCCCGACACGATGAAGATCTCCACGAACTCGCGCCGCTTCTTGAAGTACTGCGCCACCATCAGCGTGGAGCAGTCGCGCGTCATCCCAACGCCGACACCGACGACCGCACCTGCAAAACAAACCAGCCGGGTCGTTGGTGCTAGCGGCAACGATGGCGCAGCGTCTGTACCGTATGAGACTTACCGTAGCTGAAGAACAGCTGGTGGAACTGGGAGGCGAAGGAGGTGAAGAGGCACCCGAGGGCGGTCACCAGCCCGCCGATAACAGCCGTCAGCCGGGTGGATTTGCGCTTGCATACCGCGATCGTGATGGGTGATATGAAGAGTGCCACCGCGGTCGACAAGGCGCCCAGCCATCCTGTTGAAACGAGACGAAGCAAGAAAGGGCTAGGGTCAGATATCTTTCTGGAGGTATTGCAGATATTGGAGTTGAAGACGTTTTTCGCACGAATAGCTCATCAGCTAGATTGCAAACGCTTCAAGATACTGGAAATTCAATTCCACAAAGTGTCTGAAATCTCGAGCGTGCCTCATAAATCTCACATCGGTGGCATGTGTGCGTATATAAATCTAGCAACTACTTCTCAGGATCCAGCCAGTGTGAATTAATTCGTCTCGAGCTTCAAACGACGAAAGGGTTCTTTTCTATTGACATTAGGATTCAATCCACCCGCGTTTCTCGCATCACAAGAAATTTCCCAGACAATACTCGATACgccgacaacaacaaaaaagaagtaaaaaatatCTTTCCAGTCTTTTCTATCTGTCGTACGGTCACAAAGTGTTCTCGTGTGTTTCCCGACCCATCTTTTCCCGTCCGCGGACGACGCGCGATGATTTATGGATGTGCTCGCGATAGATAAACATGATGAATTGTGGCGGAGATAGCAATGATGAGTTAATAATGCTTTCACTGGAAATCTGATTTTGGCAGCAGTAGTTGAACTGAGAACTAATTTGATGCATTTATCTTGTGTCTAGCGTTAGGCGCACTCGGAGGACCTTGGTGACTTGCTGCTGCGTGTGCTTCGATAAGTTGTATTAGGGAGGATTTTTCTCAAATTAATGAGCCCTTGTACTTACTGAGCTGTGCAAGGGGCTTTGTTGACTACAATGAGGCGCAGACAATATTATCCTAGGAACGACATAGGTGACGTTCAACTGGGTCAAACCCAATGATCCGCAAACAGTCCGGGAAGagtgttaaaataaacgatctgcaatcaactgctgctgctgctgcctgttaTTAGGATTTTGTCACCCAACAACGGTAGCTTGTCACGATAATACCTTGCCACTGTCCAACTGTCTAATCTAGCACAGTCCACTCGCAAGCCTGCCATCTGAAGCCGATGGTGGTAATCGGAATAGGACCCTcagcgcttgtgtgtgttcgtgtttaTTAGTCTCTTTTCTGTAATCCTCTGTCCACTCTTTCCACTCGTAGGCAAGTCAGTTTGTAATCGAAATGAAAAAAGCGAAAGGAGAAAAAGTGTAGGCAATCAATGCAATGCAGCGCTTAAACACAATTTCAAATCGACTCAAGTGGGCAtccatgtgcgtgtgtgtgtgtatgtgcggaGAGGAAACCATAAAAATGGCTCGATTCATTTCCGGCTTACCGGGGCCGCAACGGAGTGGCAGCGGAAAGATATTGGCTAAAAACAACCATTAAAACTTTTATCCTACACCAGCAAACACACCGAGTTCGCAACCGTTAGCCGGTGCAggaatgttttatgtttttaatttttattttccacttaATCGTAGTGTCGCTCGGACGACGCCAGCCCGTGCTCCTGCCGATTACAACACCGGCAtccacatacaaaaaaaaaacggctgaCTGAGCAATCGAatccatgtgtgtgtttgtttggtgtgcgTCTGGTGCCGTGCCGTGACACCGTGGCCGTCCTGGCGTCAGGATGTGAAGCCAAAGTTTTAACACATCACTTAAGAGAGTGTGAGAGCAAGTCAGTGCACCGGGAGGATGTCGTCCTTCGACAAATGGCGATGGGGAAGAGCACTGTTACGAGCGTTTAGTCCTCTAATGAGTTTAGAAACAGCTGGCAACATTGTAAGAGGAAGTAACTGGCATAAAGTGGTTGAAGTGTGAATATAGACGTTTGTTACCGATGTGGTCTCTCTTGGtgtttttagttgttgtgttttaattaatttacctAACACATCTTTTTGATATACTACAAACGTCATACGGTGAGAAACTTTTAAAATTGTCCAATCTTCATGTGTTACATTTagattcaaaatatttttaacattgttATGATTCCTccttaagcaatacggcaaaaCGAGCGACGCCTGAATAAAGACAAGAGAATGATTCCATAAAGATGGGAAAACATTTATACATCCATAGAAACCACTACGCCaatatccatttttttctaCATTAGAAGATGTATCTTGCATTAGAGGGAGGTTTTTTAATGGTTTAAGATTGACAGATGTTTTAGACAACGTTTACAATCAAAAGGATCTGCAATGCTACTTAAAATCTCTGAGCTCTCAGTAGGTTAGGAACttcaaaatttgatgttaGAAGTTGAGCAAATCGATTTCAatcaataataatacaaacatATATCCACCACATATCGAACTATGACGAACGAACTTTTTCGCAAAATATTTCTACTGTAACGATGATTAAAGCCATGGTTGTACGATagagcacatttgaagactcGCAAAATCTTAAACCACCATATGTTTTAAACTACTTTGAGCGCCATGTAAGTCTTGAAATCTGCTTATAACTTGATATTAGCTACATTAGTTAAACAGATATTCAGATTTTATCTGGACTATAATAATTCGTGAATGTCTAAATCATCTCTCTCTAAATCTGGACTTATAATTCTCAGGAATCTTTtctactgaataaaaaaaaaatctcagaaatatttcaaaaatactATGACGTACTTATTTTTTCCGATCAATAACATTTTGGGCAGAGTGCAAAATGTGCTGTGTGAACGACAATTGTAATGTTATTTCCGTTGCATTTGAAAACTATCCGTGGTAGAGGCAAACTGATGGTAAATGCGACGGCTCCAGTTAAATCGATCGTATCACAATTCCCCCCCTAGTAGCAAGGTCTGCGTATTCGATCACGGGATACAAATAAGCATAGTGAGTTTGTTCATTGATGCTACAAATGTAAGTTCTTATTCAAGAGGCATCTACCGAATTTTCTCTGCTACAATACGCCTTCTGCAACAGGTCAACAGGTATCTGACCAAAACCTTTTTGCTTGGAAATGATATTGACATTCCTCGGTCACCTGTTTCGGATTTAATTTGATctgaacattattttttattccatttcatCAATGTTTCTTATCATTTTATATTGGTAATATtccgtatatatatatatatatatatatacatagaCCTAAAAAGGTAAGAATAAATCCTTTCGATAAGAGTTTATGTTAGCTGTTGAGCTGATGAGAGATATATGCAATCGCAACAGCGTTCATAATAGCATCTCAGTCgacaatttttgaaaatgaatggCCTCTGTGATTTGTGCTATTTATCATACATGAAATATGGAAAATTGTTTCGACTCCACGAAGGTCGATTAATTTCCTATGAGCACAGAATAAGCTCAAGAAACtcgttatttattatttggaTCATATTTGACAAGCCGTGAGGTCTTGCAGGATTCAGGAGAATAAGAGAATCTAGTAAAGGATGGTTCGGATTAGAATTAGAATTGAGAAGAAATTATTTGTAGTTAGACAACCAGATGCTGAATAAATCTGAGTAACTGTAAATTGCATCCTAAACATAATATATAATATAAGCACAATTTTGACAGGATAAAATTCGACCCACAGTAGCAGTAGTTGTCTAAAAAATCTCATCATAATATTGAATTTTTTACCGATAATAAAAAACTATCAAAAAATTCGATACCACAATCCAAGCGACAAAATCAACATGATTTCTTGCTTATACAGGTTTACCGATCTACCTAATAGAACGAGAAAGACTGTCGATTTTGTAAGAGACGAATGAAAccaattggctcaaagtcttgataaaaaaattaaaataaataaaatgtcaatTTTGTTAGTTGGGTAGATTGTTTTGTAATTTctaatgatgatgatcttGCAAATTTTTCCAACAGGATTTCTAACACTCCCACATAACTTTGCATTCCAATATCCTTCATTGAATCCATCAGCTGTAATATAATATTAAGAATATTTAATTACTGATAGAATCTTCCACACTTTCGAATATTTACAGATATATCGTGAGATATTTCCTGTAAAGGAGTTTTACTTCTGTGTATTTCTGCAAGAAAGAGCCAAAACATTAACGGAACCTAACGGAAGCGGTTAAAAACTGGGACTGAGGATGCTGAGGATGCTAGTAGCATCTTCTCAAGCTCCTAAATGTTGTTATATTCACTTACATTATTTCTGTGAATTATTCATACCTGTTTATCTTCACTGCTTGTTTTCCCCGATCTCCACGCCATGTCTTTTttcagttttaattaaatatcatAAATTGGTACATCTTTAAAAGCGCTCCCCTCCCCTTCGCCGCGAGTCACCCACATTATCCCAGTGCTGTCTCTAGCCATCAAACCGTTCACCATCGCGCACGACGTCTAGGCGGCGGCAAATTTGTGCACCGCGTGCCGTGGATGTTGGTTTTTTGGGGGAATCTAAAAACCGACGCCATAATTCAGCGGGATGGCTGCTAAATTACATTTTCCGCCTTGCTCACACTCGCCCGTCTCGCACCGGGACGCGTGTGTCCGACAGTGACTAGTTTTTCTCTATTTATCAGCAGTCCTGGCAACCCATCTCCCAGCCGTAGGAAAcgaaagcacaaaaaagcaaccatATAACACACGAAATACATTGACTTGACTGCTGCTCGCTCTTATGCTTCACTGCCTCGGGGCGGCTGTACCTCGGGAACGAAAGCCCCGGGTAGCTTGGGCAGACAGCGAAGGGAATGTTTCGCTGACACTTGGCTGCTGATGGTAGCACATTTTACGCACATAGGAAGCACCAATTCATCGGCTGCATACATTTATGGAGCGCTGCAGCGGGTGGAGGAGTGCAAATTACAGCGTGCAAATGATAAATCTACGAAGCCACAGCCGCAGcggcgggcgcgcgcgcttaCCGAGGGACGACAATGTGACAATTATCGTAAAGCAGCATCAACACCGGCGGCGACCACACTGACAAACCATTTCGCCCCACAAAAATACGATGCCCCATTTGTCTTGCCCGCCTTTTGTGTAGCCTGTAGCGTGTAGCAGCACCCTAATCGGTGGTAAATTTATGCACTTGTCCGAGCCGTATCTTGCCCACCGTGCACAATGCTGCCCAACCAGGCGGGCGGAGCGGTGGCGGTGtggaaattcaattaaaaacattaGGAAAGCTGTTGTTTATTAGGAAGCAATGATTGTGGCATTGCTAGTGGCGATAACATACCGGTGTGGAACGGCTGCACAGTGAAATTGGATTATAAACTATAAATGGAATACTGTCTAGCTCAGTGCTAGTGGCAAAGTTTTGGAAATAATACGGCTGCCAGCAGCACAAGCAACACCCCCTGAGCGCACAAGTACGCCTGCCCCAGCGTTATTTGGCCGCGGAAGTGCTGCGTGATCACTCAATGTATCTAAAAGCAgaccatttttcttccacgcCTCCAACGCCACTAACCTTCCTATCAAAACATTGGGAGAGTGGGTGGGAAAAACACATGCTCGTTTAGGCCATCATCCCGGCTCGGGTCGGCAAACCAGCTGGCCAAATAGACAAACATTCCAGAAGTGTGCTGCGCTGCCAGTCATCTTATGTGTGCCGCCAGCTGCCCGGGGCAGGAGTACAAACTTCTCAAGTTCATTACTTACCGAAAAGCGGCAGGGCAAGCGTGTGTTTTGGGGAGGTATTAGGagtgggagttttttttacggTCGGCCAGAGTTGAAGTGATGTGGTCAGGCAGGGTTTTTCACAGCTGATGAGCCGACACAAGGAGCGGATAGTGCGGAGAATGTGATTACTTTTGAAAAGTAATCAAAACTGAGGCTCTTTTCCAATGCACACCCCTTTGAAGGGCACCCACGCAGAAGAGGATGTAAATTGGTTAAACAATTTTTGCACCCACATCTTCGGAGCGGTACGGTTCGCAGTGAATATCAGTGAGTGAGAAAACTTAAACTTGTGAtgccctcaaaacgtgtccaATTTTTGGAGAAgcagttttgctgctgctttttttcctgctgGACGTATGGAATGTGTTATTAGTTTGATAGATGTTAGAAATAGTTTGATTAATTGAGAGAAGGAGTTTTAAGGAGATGTTTTATGCTTTTGCGAGATCTGAAACCATTATTTAGTTGATCCTCCTTTCGTGAGCATCATTGCGAACATGTGTATGTAACTCTCATATGCGAGTTCTGTTCTTCAAGAATTGACTTCGATTGAAGCTTGGTGCTACGTACGTGAAAATCAATTTCTCGACTAGTGCtagaaacataaataaataaatatacaagGTGTGCGAACACCCTAATCTAGAACCCGATCTATACGCTCCGAtgcaaacgaaataaaaagggGGTAACGAATACTAGCAAGCTGAACTCATTCTTGTGCTCTAATTATCCTCGAAAATGATACACTACCATCATATCATAGTATGGGTTTCCGGGGGTATACTTGACtgcaatttaattaaacaaacattcgCATTTATGCAACACTTGAGAAGCAACGCTTTTGCCCTGTTTGCATATTCCGATCAGAAAGTAATCTCTCTTCATTCTGCATCCCGTGCTGTGGCCTAGGCTACTCAAATTACTTGGGAGCGGGTAGATTAATTATTGGTGTCGAACGGTTGAGAAATGACTATCGGTATCGTATCGGTTATCTGATATCTCTCGGGTTTAATTCTTTTGCATGGGGCAATTTACACGCTTTGTGATATTTGTTCTTAGAAAGTATAATAAGAGATAGTCTAGAAGTTGCTGGAACGTCCATTTGAAATGTATTATGTTgtaatagaataaaaaatattttagatCTTTGGATAGATATTCAGATCTCAACTCTAAAGAAAATGCTCATCTTGGATAGCACATAAATACCCCCGCATTTccaaaactaaaattttcgAAGATTTTTCATCAAATGCACGATCTTCTATGCTACAAGAACTTTCAGCGATAGTAAAAATTGATAATCCTACTGGAGGCTATTATATAAACATTGTTTTATGAACATATACAAATCGGTAGCGTAGAAGTGCTGTATGTATTCGAATGTCCCTTAATTATGTTTTCTGTCACTGTGTGTCACACACATGAGTAAATTTTGCGTGAAGATCAACAAGGAATACTATTTTGAAATCTTTCTCCAAGCTTTTTGGCAACGACAGCTTTAGCTTCCAACAGATTTCAGCTCTAGCTCATAAGGCTTAAAACTTTACTGAGCAGTGGAAGGAGTATTTACATAAGTGCATCGGAATGGCCTGCTATGTCTCCAGGTTTGAACCTGTTTGACTTCAGCACTTGGACTTCAGCAGCATGCATGCTAGAAACGTTAAGTGACGtcaaacattttaatttgGGCGGATTGAAGACGCGGTTATGAAAAATATGGGACGAAATGCGGCATAAAGCGGTCTACAACGACTTACTCAAGCGCCTACGGATCGTTATCAAACGTGCAAACGTGACAGGTGTGAAATTGAATATAATGCAAGTTTTGTGCTATTATATGTAATTTAAATCGATTTCGACGAGAAATCCAACCAGATTGCATTTTCCAGATTTCACCCTGTAGATTCCATTAATATACCCTTTAGATTCCATTATTCTACCCTGTAGATTCCATTAATCCAGACGAACATGTACATTCTAGAAGAATTGAAGGAACCATTATTGTTAAGAGCGAATCTTTGAAACATTCGAAATTCGGCAACGAGATCTCACGGCTAAGAAACGAAACACGAATATCTTTTTGGATCTTGTAGAACGATTTCTGCTTTCATTTTCAGTTTTTACTTCTACAATAATAGGCAAGCCAAACTCTGGAACCAACGTTCTGAAGACATCCCAGAACTCCAACTCTCCAGATCTTTCTCCCAGGATCAGTGGCAACTAGGGACATCTTCAATTTTATGAGATCTATCAGAAACCTCTCAAGATGGCAACTATCGAAATGGGACACGCCGGACATTCCGCTCTTATTTCCAACGTTCTGCGAAAACATTCTTCCACGACAAGTGTGGACCTCACCTGTGACGATGATCGACTCGATGCGGTAGGTGCGTCCGGCGGCCAGTATCACCACACCGACCGCCGTCTGCAGGCCGTGGGTGAGCACGTGCACTAGTACGCCGACCAGCACGATGATCCAGCCCCAGCCACCCTCCGGATAGTAGTGCTGCTTGatcgtgctggtgctggtgttggACATCCGGCTGGAGGCGCGCTGCTGATGCGGCAGATGGTGATGGTGCCGGTGGTGGAGTAGATGCGGCAGGGTCGGTGAGTGTCCATCGCCCCCTTCCCCGACCTCCCCATGCTCAGgatcttcctcttcctcctcctcctcctcctcctcttcatcgtcgtcgtcctcttcatcgtcctcctcctcgtcctcctcctcctgttcCGCCTCTACCGCTTGCTTTTTTGGTTCGCTCGACTTCTGCTTGTCGCCCGCTTTCTCGGTGCGTCTTCTCAGGCGCTTCGGGCGCGCCTCACCGGCCGCTCGCTTCACCAAGCTGGCGCCCTGCGCTTGGGCGAGCGCTTTGGCCAACGCTTCCAGCTCGCCGAGCGGTGAACCGGCGGCCGGAGCGCTCTTACTTTTCGCCCCACCACCAGTGCCTCCATCGACGGGCGGGGGTGTGAGCGGCTCATCGAACACGAGCGAATGGGCATCGGCACTGGTGGCGACGCCCGAATCCTCGTAGTTCCCGTACACCGGCTCGTTCTGGAATAGGATGCGCATTCTGTGGTTCGGCTCGCTGCGTTGGTGGCTCCCTCTAGCGCCCGGCCATACCCTGCGGTGCCATGTTGCGAAACCTCTGCGACGTTTTGGACGAACTTTTGCGTGTTAACTCCCCGCTGCGCACCCAAATCGACCGGCCTCACATCACGGCCGTATCAAGAACACGCTGTGCGGCTGcttgatttgtttatttatctaccacacatacacacacacacacacacaaacacacacacacgcacactgtcacTCACGTATGCTTCTCCAACGCACCGCTAATCTACCAGCCCGAAAAACGCACTACATAAAAACGGGGAAAattcagaagaaaaaaactgtcaaCGTAGGAAAACTGCTCGCAGGgcaagggaaagaaagaatcCACTCAGCAACAGAGGGGTAGATGTGgtataaatataattttatatgCCCGTTTGCTGCACCGTTTCATCACCCAGCGAAGCAATTCTTCGCACAAGCACCCCCGAGTTTGCGTCAGAGCAATGGCGTCTAGCGCAACACGACCAGGCCCAGAACTTCTTCACGGTGCGAGTGCGATCGAGTGGCTCTGGAATGCCTCTGCCGACACGGTGTCTCCGTAAGTAGACAATTTCTATGCCCTGTCACACTGTCTCGGGCCTGTCATCATACGATAAGCTGCAAACAATTGGGAGTGCGCAAAAGGCGAAAGGAAGTACCTTTGACCGCAGCGCCAAGTTATCGGGGACATCGTGATGGTCCGTGTTGTTGGCTGTTGGTAGTCACCAGAAACATGTGGTTTGGATGGTCAAATATTGGCAAACCGATAAGGGAAAAAGTGGAATCACATGTCCTGCATGTCTATTAGTTGGCAGATAGCGTACGGTCCAGGAAAATTTCATCTTCAATTTCGTCCCAAAAAACCTCGAACGATACAGCACTGGATCGGAAGAAGGGTTCTAtaaatgtaatgttttttttatgtcttcgttttgtttgccaaGGAAGAAGGGAGATGTTTGCGCTTCGAGGTCGGACATGTGCTATGCCGCTTCTTTTTCGTTGGTTACGGCCGTTTCACGGCTACATCTCGCGCACCACGTATCGCGCCAAGGTCTTGCGCCGAAGAAACACGCAAAAGAGTGTTTGATTTATGCGTGCGTTTGGTATGGTTGAAGGTTactctgtatgtgtgcgcgtttTTCCCGCCCGCCGAATTGCTGGATGGTGCGGTTACACACCGGGTTACACCGCATCGGCGACACACCGCTGACACGGCTGCTGGTTGCCGGTTGGTCGCTCCCAATCGCTCAACTTCGTCAGCGTTGATTTAGCGAGGATTTTTAGCTCTCCCACCGTAGCCTTGATTGTGGGCAGGTCGCAAGGGGAGCATCCCTAAATCCGCCGTCATTCTAATTAATAAAAGCCATGCcgaggggagggggtgggagCTTTGGCAACCAGCTGGGAGGGGAACGATATTATGCCTCTCTGGCCACACTGCCTCAACTGCGACATTGGCAAGCTGCTGTGTGGGTTTGCAGGAGCAGCATTTGCGCTGGGGGGAAATCTCTTCATTTGTGAAAACAGAAGAAGCCATCGCACAATAAATCATTTGGAGGGAAAATACAGCACAGGTTCTTATTTTTACAACACATCAGCGTCGCAAGACATCTTTGTTCTGGGGCGACTCGGGAGCAGGAGGACAGGGGGGCGCTAGTGTCACTGCGTGTGATTTCCCCAACTTCCCGAACAGTGGGCAAGAAATGTCATCAAgattcgttgtttttttttgttcctaaCATTCTGAAACATGACGTTCGCATTCAACAGTCAGCTGCAGGCAGAGGGAGATGTTTGCAACCAAACGCCCTCAATGTCACTCGAAAGTGGCATTGTTCTGCGCCCTGCTGTACCACGGCCAATGCATTTCTTACCCTTTCCCGTGCAGAAGCAGAAAGGGAAtgcaaaaatgaaatgttCCCGTTTTTTTCACACTCCCTCATCCCAATCCGATCCAATAAAATCTGCGCTGGAGACAAGTGATGGAAGAACGAGAATAAGTTTTTATGGAGCAATTGGAAGTTGCAAAACTGAGTGTTTGCAGCAAGCCGAGCTACCCGAAGAAGATCTTTCCGATCGGATTtccttgtgcagcagcagcagaaccaaAGTTTGCTTTCCGCCAGTTTTTTTCCCAATCACTTTGATTCTGCTGTCAGACTTTGTGCGCTATTCGttattcgtttgtttgttgcacaTTACGGCAACACCTCATCTGCCTTCACATTGGCCATCGCCCGAAGAACGGATGAACTTTGTGCGGTAAGCAGTGAGATTTGTTCTACGTAACCCCTTGCGCACCAGGAAGCGACGGGAACTTCCTGCAACTCCAACATGGTATGGTGGTATGGAAAGGTTTTGGGACGGCAGGCCCTGCACGGTATAAATCACGTGCTCGACAGGTTCGATTACATTTGCCGCGAGCTTGCAGGCAAGTTCGATGATTGGGGCCAATTAGGGAAGGCTTAAGAATTTTCTTGTTGCGTCTCACGCGTGTGTGGTGTCCAATTAAGAGGACGGCATAAGTTTCAAGCGCCAAAGGGGAAGGATAAGGCTCAAGAATTTGCTGCTCTCGAGGCAAGTTCGGGCCGGTGCTGCTCTGGTCCAATAAACCCAACGCAGCAATTGAGATATTAGAATTTCTGTTAACTTCGCAAAGCATAAGTTCGAATATCTTAGGCTTAGGCTTAGTCATCAGACACTTAAGAAATTTCCCAACTGAAATCAGAACACTTGACTCGATCCAGATCCAAGCACAAGCATTCGACTAAACTCTGCTCGGTTAAAGGCAGTTTTTGCGTCGAACGAGTTGAAACAATGGCGCTGTAATTACATCCACCTGGAATTCCACCGCCAAACGTCTGGACACTTGTAACAATGGGCTCCACAAACTGCCGAACGGGTTAGTCTGATCGTCCCGATTACACCGGGCCACACGCTAAAGCCCGTGTCTTGATCCGTCCCAGTCTAGGTCTACGTTTGCCTTTGCTTTCGCGTTTGCTTTTGCGGTGATCTTCGTGCGCGGATCGTCTTCTGCACAGACGTCTTTGCAGCCCCTTTCTCCAAAACGAACGTTTCTGCCCTTTTGTCTGCGACTATTTTGTTGCGTCCCCAATTCTCAGCGGGGAAATTTTTGCTTTGATAGAGTCGTTGATAGAGGTACCGGAGCACACTGGAAACTGGGTCCCGTCACGTCACACGGTGCGCGCACGGTGGCCCCAAACAACTTCACACGTGTACTGCCTCGTTTTGTGGCATTTAGTTTGCCAAAattgtggcattttttttatttctggcAGCCCCTCTGAAGTCCACAGCGACTCACAAACCCTTGGCAGTTTTCCTCACGCTCACGAAAAAGTAAATTCACTCGGTACAAACACGGTTTCGGAATGGATAGGGAAACACAGTTTTCGGCACGAGAGTTTTTCCGGCAAGTAAACCAACTAGGAGGGAAGGAAGAAAGGTGGACAAGATCCGGATCGGTCCACCG from Anopheles coluzzii chromosome X, AcolN3, whole genome shotgun sequence includes:
- the LOC120952554 gene encoding monocarboxylate transporter 8-like isoform X1, whose amino-acid sequence is MRILFQNEPVYGNYEDSGVATSADAHSLVFDEPLTPPPVDGGTGGGAKSKSAPAAGSPLGELEALAKALAQAQGASLVKRAAGEARPKRLRRRTEKAGDKQKSSEPKKQAVEAEQEEEDEEEDDEEDDDDEEEEEEEEEEEDPEHGEVGEGGDGHSPTLPHLLHHRHHHHLPHQQRASSRMSNTSTSTIKQHYYPEGGWGWIIVLVGVLVHVLTHGLQTAVGVVILAAGRTYRIESIIVTGWLGALSTAVALFISPITIAVCKRKSTRLTAVIGGLVTALGCLFTSFASQFHQLFFSYGAVVGVGVGMTRDCSTLMVAQYFKKRREFVEIFIVSGSGLGIAVMSAFIKSAIDAIGWRLGLQAVTGTVFITFILGTCYRSASLYHPQRRAILHLKNQKRKIKDKNKHDDRPPFFDFSTLRSKTVRILLASTGIGAFGINTPIFYLAHEVQKDGIGDKVMILQIYLGLAWTLGCTAFGLLVVRNSVECRIARQYLCQTAIFMCGVCILALTAVHGNYHGYVMFVWIYGIFCGGYHYSLKMYTYEKVRARNFARAWGFVQFAQAIPIALGVPISGYMNDSGSGTAGYYFSSGCAIVGSVLMFLIDLHRRSVSRHKHTRANGTRHLCVSETCPQRRKLSFSQEPDNEPGIITGNTAMMIGPELLIPPLSDGIVEPINGLDKPELTCISEEGIADMDLPDNLLDDLDYVGDCITSCNKVENYLMLSEFENNLSAEVPILLDKRGRRLSLSKTKALLGGHLGATGGGTLLGHHHPECPIEHGAGYGPPGTTPSPTMGPPGDTNGLALLHPHQGQQQHHNHHHHHPHHHHHHSHQPVNGDLAKNLPPLATKSDVAPQNTIGGGGAGGGGRTGGGEAGKPAGGGTGTAAGAAATGSSTLQPQQHCRLNSKWRPSQQVGFLNNRVISVIDEASV